In the Sphingobium sp. RAC03 genome, TGGCGTCGCGTTTGCGCGACACGGCGCAACACGCGCTGATCGTTGAGTTCCATCAAGAGTTCGGCGATTGCCGCGTTGAGCTCGGCCAAGCTAAAAAAGGTCCGACGCCGAAGGCGTCCGAACAGCCAGCGCTCGACGATCAGAACTGCCGCTTCGACCTTTGCCTTGTCGCGCGGTCGCCGTGGTCGCGTCGGCAGCACCGTGCTGTCGTAATGCGCAGCCATTTCGGCATAGCTGCGATTGACCTGCGGATCGTACAGGCATGCCTTGATGACCGCGACCTTGGCATTGTCCGGCACGAACAATGCGGGCGCACCACCGAACATCGTAAGCGCGCGCGTATGGGCCGCCAGCCAGTCCGGCAGCGTCTCGGTCCAGCTTCCTTCAGCGTATGTGAGGCTGGATGCACCGAGCACTGCCACGAAGATATGGGCATCACGGATTTCGCCAGTCAGCCGGTCGACCACGATTCCGATCTTGTCCCCGGCATAGTCAACGAACAGCTTCTCCCCAGGTGCATGGTTCTGCCGCATCGTAACTGGCAACTTCATGGCCCAGCTGCGATACAGATCGCAAAATCGGCTATATCGATAGCCGTCGGGATGCTCCGCGATATACTCGTCCCACAGCACCTGCAATGTTACATGCTTGCGCTTCAACTCGCGGTGGAGCTGCGCCCAGTCAGGCTCGCGACAACGGCGATGTCCCGTCTTCTTGCCTGCATCGCGATATAGCGATGCCTCGAGCGCTGCGTCGTTGAGTGCATCATCCAGCGGCCAGCTCAGGCCCGCATCCGCTGCCCGCTTCAGGGTCGCGCGCACTGTCGAGGGGACTACGCCCACCCGCAGTGATATCGCCTTGTAGCCCAGTTCCAGTTCGAACCGGTATCTCAATATCTCGCGGACACGCCGCATGCTCACCCTTTCCGCCGGCATCGCTCAACTCCTCGGACACATCCAAAAGAGCGACGATAACCCCGCCAGCGAACCCGGGCAGACCCACCCCGCAAGGGAGGCGACATCATCTCGGAATCAGGGGGCGACTATTTCTCGGAACAAGGGGGCGGCATCGTTTCGGAATGAGGGGGCGACTTGCCTCGGAATCAGCACCACCGATGTACTACAGGTCTATCGTATGAGGGGAGCGATCCAATGCTTAAGTCCCTACAGATCGGATACAAGCAGCGCGAGACGCGATATCCTGTACTGATTCCAGCCCGAATGCGCGCGGCACCCTCATGGACGGACGTGGTCATTCATAACCTGTCGGCCCATGGCGCGCTCATTGCATGCGACAACCCGCCAGACCGCGGTGCCTATGTTGACATCCGGCGGGGCCGACAAACCATTGTAGGACGGGTAGTTTGGAAAAAGGATCGATTCTTCGGCATTCGGGCACAGGGGACGATCGACATAGCTGCGATCACCAACGAACCCCGCCTGGCGCATCGTCCGGAGATAGTGAACAGTCCTGCCGCGTCGTTCGACCGCCGCGCCCAGAATCGAATAAACCAGGATGCTGACATCGCACGACAGTTGGAGAAAAGCCGTCTCTGGTCGTCGGCATTCCAGTCCGGCATTCTCATTGCCGCAGTGCTCTTTGCTGCCGGCTGCGCTGCCGCCGAGGTATATGACGCTCTGGCAACGCCTTTTTCGGCGTTGGAAAATCAACTATAGTCAACTGTGCCCAATATAAATGCGGCCGAATTAGGAACAGCAGGTTCGCCGCCGCTCCGGCAATCTGGAATTGTTGAACTTGGTGCTAAGAGCGGAACGTAATCGTACCACGTCGCATAATATTGATAGAGATTTCACCGAACAAATTGCTGCTGCTTCCAAACCTCAGACTATCACGTGTCGATCATTTCACTGATCTTGTTTGCCAATTCCGTCATCACGAAGGGCTTGGTGATGACGTCCATCCCCGGTTCGAGATGGCCGTTGCCTACTGCGGCATTTTCGGCAAATCCTGTGACGAAGAGTATCTTCAGAGCGGGCCGTTGCACTCTTGCGGCATCGGCGACCTGACGGCCATTCATCCCGCCCGGCAGCCCAACATCGGTTATCAAGAGGTCGATACGCACGTCGCTTTGAAGGATTTTAAGGCCTGACGGACCGTCTTCTGCTTCCAGAGCCTTATACCCTGCTTCTTCCAGCACATCGACGATAAGCATGCGGACAGTGGGTTCATCATCAATGACAAGGACGGTCTCTCCCGAACCTACCTCTTCGATCGCAACGTCACCGTGGACTGGTTCATGATCCAGAGACCCCGAATAGCGCGGCAGGTAGACGCACATCGTAGTACCATGGTCATCTTCCGAATAGACCCGCACCTGTCCCCCCGACTGACGCACAAAGCCGTGGATCATCGACAAGCCGAGGCCGGTGCCTTGCCCAATAGGCTTGGTCGTGAAAAAGGGATCGAAAATGCGATCGCGAATGTCAACAGGAATGCCTGTACCGGTATCAGTCACACACACCGACAAATACTGACCCGGCGGCAGGTCACGCTCGCGCGCCGCCCGATTATCCAGCCACTTGTTCGCTGTCTCGATTGTTAGTCGCCCGCCGTCCGGCATAGCGTCGCGGGCGTTGATCGCCAGATTGAGTAGTGCACTTTCCAACTGTGCCGCGTCGACCTTCGCCAGCCACAGGCCACCCGCACCAACCACTTCGACGGTAATTTGCGGACCAACGGTCCGTCGAATAAGGTCCTCCATGCCGAACACCAGCCGGTTGACGTCCGTTGGTTTGGGATCAAGCGTCTGGCGTCGCGAAAAAGCCAGTAGTCGCTGGGTCAGGGCCGCTGCACGTTGCGCCGAGGTTTGCGCCCCGGTAATAAACTTTTCGATACCATCAGTGCGGCCTTGTGCAAGCCTTCGCTCGATGACTTCGAGACCCCCGGAAATCCCGGCAAGAAGATTATTGAAGTCATGCGCGATGCCCCCGGTTAACTGCCCCACGGCTTCCATCTTCTGTGCCTGCCGCAACGCCTCTTCAGCCTGCACCCGCTCAGCGACGGCTTCTTGGATGCGGCGTTCCAAGGATTCGTTCAAATGTTTGAGTTCATCATAAAGCCGAGCATTATCAACCCCGATCGCCGCCTGCGCTGCTATCCCGACCATAAGCTCTTCATGATGCTTCTTGAACACACCGGGGCTGGAATGGCCAAAGAATAACCCCCCAATTACCTCACCCGATCGAGACTGGACGGGCACCGCAAGATAGCTGCGGACAGGCAAATGTCCTTTGGGCATGCCATGGTGCGGCTCATTCTTACCGTATCGCTCATCCGCTAGAATGTCGTCTGACCGAATGACCCCTTCACCCGTGAAGGTCGGCGCGAACACAGCGGTCGCGCGCGGCATACCAAAATTCTCGAAATGCGAACGTTCCGCACCCGAGAGCGTATAGAGTAGATATTTCTCGCTCCCCTCACCCAGGACGTTATAGAAGAACGCTCCGAACTGCGCGCCGGTCAGAGAGACGCCAGCGTCGGTGACCATCTGCACGATGCGCTGGAGATCGACCTCAGCTGCGAGCGCTTGCCCCGTCTGGTTGAGCATCGCGAGGGTCTCTCGCTGTTCCTGTTCCTCAGCGATCGGCCGTACCTCGATGATCGTTCCAATAGGAATGCCAGCGTCGTCGGCGATCGGGCTTGCGGTGAACGCAACCGGAAAAAAGCTACCATCTTTGTGAACAAATGTCTCGTGCCCTTGCATCTGCGCACGCTCAGGGAAGGCCTGATCGATCGGGCATTCCTCAAGGGGATATTGGCGTCCATCAGGATATTTATTGTGGATAACATCGTGCAGCGGCTGCCCTTGCAGTTCGCTGAAGCTGTAGCCAGTCAGCCGCTCTGCCGCCCGGTTTGCAAAGATGCAGTGCTGATGATCGTCCATTACAAAGATTGCCATCGTCGTATTGTTCACGATAGCTTCGAGCTGACGCGTCGGGTCCTCCAACAACGCCAAGATATCTGAACTCATTTACTGCCCCTCTGCAGCAGGACGTTCCCGCCGGACCCACACGCCAACATCGCGTCGCGACTAAACCGTTTGGTAGGCAAGTCGTTCCTTTGAATCGAATAGTAATTTTAGCGCCTCGGTTTTTCGCTTCATGGCATCGATGAGCGTTTAACCAGACTGAACCGCAGTGCCGATACATCCCTTAACTCAGAGTTTCCATGTGATGCGCGGAACCAACAGCCCATCCGTTTCAACCCGCTCTATCGCAGCAGCGGTTAGAGATACGAACGGCCCAGATACGGTCATTGACCGAACCGACGCAAAATTCTTACGATACGAATATGGCACCATGTCGGCAGCATTCTGCATTGCGATTGATCCCTGATCGGCTTAGCCTTCAAGTCGAATCAGGCCTGCCCGGTCGACGAAGTCTTTGGGCCTAAGCCTGGGGGATTTCCTTATGCAGTCAGAAACGGCGTCGACGACGATCGACGACCTGTTCGCTTTGGCCCGGCGCGAGCTGGATTGTCGCGACGCTTCCAGCGTAGGCGCGCTGCGCTATCGTTACAATGCGGTGGCGTTGTTCTTCCTCAACGAAGGATGGCGCCGGCTGCATGGGGGAGACGCGCTCGGTCCAATCTGCCACTGATAAAGACGCCTCACACCTGTCCGTTTGCGCTCCTTTACCGAAATTTGTCACGCCGGGCACGTTTTGTCTATTGTGCAATTCAACCAATATATTGATTGCTTAATACTTGCGAGCCAGGACAGATCCCAGAGACGCCTTTCGACGAGCCGCGCCGGCGTGGTCAGCCGCTTGGCGTCGCCTCGTTATACGAGCCGGTTCACGATTAGCATCCTCATCGCTTTGCTCGCCTCCCAGCAGAATGCTCCTACAATCCATCGTTAAGATCGAAGTTCTCACGGGCTTCTTTATCCAGGCTAGATAGCTACGACGTGCTGCGCTTTGCTATGCGCGCCCTGTTGGTCGCTTCCACCCATGAGGTGACACCGTGAAAGTGGTCCACACATATTCTCGCTTCAAGAGGCTGGTCACTGAACTGACCGAGGATAAAGCGGTGCTGCATGATGGATCGCTGCGCGACGAGTGTATGAATAACCACTGGTTCGATACGACCCCAGGCGCGGCATCTGATCGAAGCCTAGCGATAAGAACATAATGGCAGTCGTCCCACGCAGTCCTTGGCTATCTACCCCCGTCAGAATATGCTGCCGGGGCCATAACTTCGATGCCCCCGATGGGGGGCATCGACGCCCAAAACTAACTATAGACCCGGATCACCAGCACCAAGTGCTGAGGTGAGAAGAACCATCGAAGAAGCTACACATTCCACCCGGGGTTGCAGATCATCCTCATGACATCGTGGAGAGCCTCTCTGTCGCTCGTGAAGCGAGATTATTATTCTTCTCCATTGTCTTTTACGCCAACAACAGGAACATCAATTTCCTTTTTCTCTGTCCCGACCACAACCTCTTTACTATCGACATCAACCGCTGGGAGTTTTCCACCGTCAACCGAGACCTCAGGCAAATCGCCGTTCTTTACGTCTGCAGACCAAAATCCGGTGGCAAAGAGAAGGCCGACGATCACCACCGCCGCCAATGCCACCCACACCCAAACACTTGTGCCTGACTTTGATGGCGCTACGCGCTCATCACGATATGGATCAGCCATTATTTCCTCCTCAGATTAGAACGGATATGAAACATTCCACAAATGTCTTTGTTCCAGAAGATGGATGGCACCCGGAAACGTTGAGTTGATGCAGCTCAGGATCGGCAGTTGGCCATCCGCGCTCCCACCCCTTTTCTAATCTACGTTGCAATCGGCCACCACTTGTCCTCGGATAGCCCAAATAAAATAAAGCCCCGCTTGCAGGGAGCAGCGAGGTCTGGACGGGAGCCGCCGAATCTAGCGGGAGCCAATATTGATTGCATTCTACACAATATTAGCCGGCGGTCGATTTTATGGTTCCAAGGAAATTTAGGTAGGGCCGCAGATTGCATTTCGATCCCGCCGCTTTATCCGCCTGACGCAGCCGGCGCGATACTGAATGCACCTTCAGGCCAGCGCGTCTACCCCGATCGACCGCATCGCCTCCACCGCCTTGAACGACAACAGCCGGTCGCCGAGTAGCTGCATGCCCCGCCGCCTCGTTTCGCGGTGCCGACTAATCTCTACCGTCAACTGGCGGGTTTCGAGGTCCCTTCTCCTCTCGTCCGACTTCCAACAGGCATTCTGTCGCGAAATCAGTTCTGATTGAAGGGTCGTCCACCCCAACACAATGCTGAAATGTCGCCATGCCGAACGCCGTTGTCAACCAGCGCAGCATTGCAGTCGTGCCGGCGGTCGCTTGACCGTGCCATAAAGCAATGAGGTGCAAATTTTCATGATTCACTCGATTTGCGGGCGTGAACCAAACGCTACGCTTGTGAGTTTGCACAGCACTACGCGGGTCACGACGAATGTTAGCGTTCCGTGCAGTTGAAGCCTAAGTCTGATGGAGAGAGAAAAGATGAGCGACAATAATCGCAGCGGCCTCGGCCATGATGATCCCAACCGTGGTCCGCTTGACCGAGCCGCAAATGCCCTTGACGGCCATGACGATCCCAATCGCGGCCCGCTGGATCGGGCGGCCAATGCCATTTCGGGGGGAAGCGGTGGCGTCAATGCCGCAATCGGAGGATCTCCATCGTCTACATCTGGTACCAACGACGCGACCGTGGTGTCAGCAGTTTTCGACACGCAGGAAGAAGCTGAGCGAGCCGTTTCGGAATTGCGGAACGCAGGCGTAAGCGACAGCGCGCTTTCCGTCATTGCTCAAAAGCGGGGCACGTTGACAACCCGCGATGTCGATGGCGAAATTACCGACGAAGAACATACCAACGTTCTTCGCGGTATCTTGGGCGGCGGGGCTCTTGGTGCAGGCTTAGGTGTGCTAGCCCTGGCAATCCCGGGAGTTGGGCCATTGGCGGCGCTTGGTGCTATCGCGGCCTCAGCCGTCCCGGAGGCACTCGCCATTGGTGCAGTTGCCGGCGCCGTCGTCGGCACGTTCAACGAGGTGCTGCTGAAGCACGGGGTTAGCGAAGAAGATGCCGCATATTACGGCGATCAGATGAAGAGCGGTGGCGTACTCGTCACTGTCACCGGGCAAGGCTCGGCAGGCGAGCGTGCCCGCGACATTTTGTATCGCAATGGCGGTCATTCCTCGTCGCGCGCTAAAGCCGCGGCTATCTAGGCTCGCCAAAGCAGCGTAGCTGCAAACCCAAATACCTCCCCCGACGACAGCGTCGGGGGAGGTATATATTATTCTTCCTTGGCGCCGATGTTGACAGTCGTTTCGGCAAGCCGTGTCATATATTCATCGCCACCGTATATTTCCTTGGTCGCTGCTTTCAGCTGTTTCTGATCGTCTTTTAGCCCCAGCGTGCCTGCGAATGAGGCAGCGGTCCCAAAGCCCGCGATGCCATAGTGCGTCATTCGCTGATACTGGGTGATGATCACAGCATCGAGTGCTGGTCCCTTATCTGGGCCTTCTTCCAGGACATGCTTGGTCGCTTCCGCCACCAGGCCCTCCATGCCTTTGCAATGCTCCTTCGATACTTTCTCGCCTGCGTTGGCGATCAGCTGCTTGACGATATCGGTATGGCTGGCGATGCCTTCCTGTGATTTCGTGAGCATCTGCTGCAGCTTTTCATCTGACGCCTGCTTGCCGATCTTTTTCAGCACGCGCAGCATCTGATCATTTGCAGACCACAAGTCCTTGAGCTCGTCGATGTACAGGTCTTTGAGGTCTTCCGGTTTAGACATGATCCAGCTCCATCCTTATGTTGAACAGACGCACAGCGGATGGCGCGAAGAAGGGTTCCGACCGCCAGGCGAATGATTAGGGTGGCCTCGTCAGCCCCGCCAGATGGCCAAGACTTAAACTTTCAGATCAGTGCGCTCCGCGTGCGGAGAACGCGTGAACGATAACGGTTTCCAGTTCGGCGGACTGGATCGGCTTGCGCAACAAGGACGCACCTTGAACGGCCGCCTCCACGCGCGGCCGAGCCTGCGCAATGCTGTAGCCAGTGATGAAAATCACCGGAGCCGAACAAGCAGACACGATGGTTGCGGCGGCGGCCACGCCGTCCATGCCAGGCCCAAGGTGAATGTCGGATATAATCAGGCCCGGCGCACGAACCAACGCAGCGGCGACGGCGTCCTCACCGCTGGCAGCCAGACTAATTGCACTGAAGCCTAAATCCTCAAGCAAACTCTCAACCATCCACGCGATCATCGCATCATCCTCAATCACAAGGATATGCGCATCGAGCGGTACGCCTGGCATTCGATAGGCGTCACGCGCGTTGTCAATGGGCGGCGGATTATGGCCGCTTGCGAAATTATATCCGGCAGCAGTTTCTAATTGATCCATCATCACCCACCTGTCGTCTGGGGGGTGAACGAAAACCTAAAGGCCAGCCCGTCGGGCCGCCAGTGCGCTTCTGATGTACCTTTAAGTTCGTGCGCTACGGTTCGCTCTATCATCTTTGTGCCAAAGCCCTTTCGTTGCGGCTGCTCCAACAACGCCAGCCCCGTTTCCAACCACTCGATCGATAACCTCTTGTGGTCTACTGTCCAGCTTAAGGAAATATGGCCGTTCGGGACAGACAGGGCACCGTATTTCAGGGCATTGGTCATGAGCTCATGCAAGATCATACTGACACTGAGCACGTGCTTGGGCTCCAGAAGGATGTTTGGACCAATCGCTATCGCGCGAGGAGGGTCGGCAGTTGCCATCGTGCCCAGCAAATCGTCGACCAGTGTCTGCAGCGATGCGCGCTCCCAGGTCGCTGCTGTCAGAATTTCATGCGCCTTCCCCAGCGCCATCAGTCGTCCGGAAAAGGCAGGCTCAAAGTCGGCTAGCGAACCACTGGATTTTGCAGTCATGTGCGCAATCCCTGCCACGACGCCCAACAAATTTTTAACGCGATGATTAAGCTCCCCGATCATCAGATCCTGTCGTAGAGCCGCCTCATGTCGCTCGCTAATGTCGCGCAGAAACCCGAGGAAAACGGGTTCGCCGAACTGGCTCTTCTGTGTAATCGACAGCTCGACGGGTAGTTCGCGGCCATCGCGATGCAGGGCGTGAATTTCGATATGCTGGTTCAGGACCGGCCCTTCTCCTGTTGCGAGAAAATGCGCCAGACCTTTTTCATGGTCAGCCCGAAACCGCTCGGGAATGATCAGGTCGCTCATCCGTCTGCCGCTGGCATCGCGGAATGACCAGCCAAAGGTTCTCTCCGCTACGTCGTTCCATCCAGCTATCGTGCCATCGGTACGCATTACTACGACAGCGTCCAGCGCGGTTCTCAAGACGGAGCCAAGGCTTTCGCTTCGAAGATCATGCAACTGGCTCATGCCGCGTGCGTACCTGCTGGGGAAATACCCGTCCAACATTATCCGTCGAGACTGCACCCGCCTTACTTCTCCGCAACCTGAAAAAAACGTGTAATATTCCCCTCAGGGCAAGCGAAAGACGTCAGCGGTAATGGACCTTGCATCGACATCGACGCGCTGCGGAGATGGACTATCGTAAATGACCATGAGACCCATTGCGCCGTCCTCCAGCTTCCACAGGGCCAGCCCCTCAGGATGATCCGACCCGCGACCGAACGGGAGTTCCAGAAGGCGCTCCGGGCGATGAAGGTGCACCTTGGATGGATCATGGGGCGGGTCGTTCACCCATCCTGGCCAGCGATAGATAGCGCAGGGACCGCTGAGCCCGGTCGTTGGTCCTGCCAGGATTAGTAGGTCATCGCCTATGCGCTTAAGATCCCGCACGCCCAAGCCCTCTAACGCGACGAGCCTGCGCACGGGATCGCCCTCAAGCCCCAGTACACCCTGACCTGAAACACCGACTTCCAATTCGAGGATGACGCCATGCCCCCCTATGACTGGCCCGCGCATGCCTAGAGCAACACGTGTACCAACCACCGCGATGCCTTCGATATCGACCCCGCCCTCCTTTGCGGGAATTTTTGTAAATGGTGCGATCAGCGGGTCCCGGACAAGTGCAGCGGCCAGGGCGTTGCCGTCGCGGCCCTGCGGAAGAACGCCCGCCCGTCTGTGCCCATCGATACGAACGGGATGATGGGTCCCTAAATGCTCGACAAGCGGAATGCGCCCGAGAAGGCAGCGCGCGCGCGTATCCTTCAAGTCGGCAAGCAGCCGCAAATCGATCCGCTCGTCTTTGGCATTTTCCACCTTTGGGCGGGCGCGCGCATGGCTGCCCAGAACCCACAGCCATCCATCGTCCGCACTTAAACCCTCTAAATCTACTTCTTGGTCCGGATCGGCTAAGGGCAGTAAATCGCCCAGACTGAACTGCGCGTGCTCGCTCCAATCGCCCGCGGCCGATCGGCTCAAGCGATCGATATCGGCATGTTCATCTGCGCCAAGAAAAAGGCTATTGCCGACCCGCGTGCCCGCAGAAAAGTTTCGAAGCGCTTTCTTCTTCTTGCCTTTGCCAAATTGAAGGACAATCCGCTCGATAGGCACAGCCGGTGCGCTCCAACCGCTCGACCAAATGTCATTCATCGTACAATCCTTGGGCATAGATATTCCGGCCGCTCTCAGTCCGTCGCATCGACAGGAAAATGCATTGCACCCAGGGCGCTACTTGGAAAAATTTGGCTTCGTGACCTTAATTCGGCGATATTTGGCCTCGATCAGGCTGAACAGACCAAAGAGTCCCAAGCCAAACGCGACCACCCCTAAAATAACTGCGCCATAATCTTGCGCCCGCAATTGCTTCAGCGCCTCTCCCAGACCACCCGCCCGGTCCGCATCGTGATTGAGCGCGGCCGTAATCACGAACCAGCTAATCAGGGCGAATATCAAGGCGCGGGCAGCATATCCTAAGCGTCCGATCCAGCGCACATAGTCGGGCGCAGGAACATCCCCGTCTAGCTCGTCGAATCGCCCCTTGTACGCCTTCAGTGCCTGCGCGGCCGCAACAACAAAAAGTAGCATCCCAACAAAGACCAGGAGGAACGTGCCGCCTGGCTGTTCGAGCAACCAGGCCGACCAGCTTTCCGCACTCCGATCGCCCGGACTGCCTTCCTGCGCGGACGACTGTTTGAGCGCGAGCCGTGCCGCCGCAGTAGCAAGCACGAGGTGGGTAAGCCCGCTTAAGGCATACGCCACGCGTTCCAACTTGCCCTTACCATCGCGGCTGCGCTTCTCGGGGTCCATAATTGCCTCGGTTAACCGCCAAACGGCATAGCCAGCGAACCCCAGCGCGCAAATCCCGAGCAATATGTGTCCTAGCGGGGCGTTGGCTAATGCACCCAATGCACCCTGGTTGTCCATGGGTTGGCCGCCGTTTACCGCAACGTCCAGCGCGAACCAGCCAATCAGCATATATACCAAGCCGCGCGCCGCAAAGCCGATACGCGCAAATAAGGTCATCCGTTCATTGTAATTCATGCCGCCCTCCAGAAGGTGGGAAATGCGCGGTTGTTGTGTCCGTTCCCTCCAACCGTAACTGTCGCCGCCAAATCACCTGCTTCAAGTGGTCGCCATTTGTGCTACGTCGCTGCTGACCGTTCGGGTTCCGTTCACGAGCAAAACCGACTTATTGCCGCTTCCGCTCGCTCTCGCTGGGCATATCCAGCTGCACACCGCTGTCTTGGTCAGCCACCAAATCCAGCCGGCTGGCCGCACCCGCTGCCCTATTGGCCGCGCGCTGGCCCGGCACCGGCACAGCTGCCGGGCCTGGCCCCGATGGTCGGCCCATCCCTTGCGATGGAAGCGCCACATAAGCCGTGCGGATTGCCCCAATCCACGCATCCGCCACTGCCAATGCCAGACGGTTGAAACGCCGGAAACCATGAGCTTGAGGTTACCCCATGTCCGTGCACGGGATCAAAATCGTGCTGCTTTGCAACTCCGTCGCCGAGGTATCCCGAGGTGCAGCTCGACGCGCAGTGGTGAGCATCATGCGAGATCGAGCGGGCGTCGCATAGAGGCACCAAGGGCGGCGGCGAGGATCTACAGGCTATGCTCGAGCGCAAGAACCTGTGTGTTGAGATCGAGTAGAAATGTTCCCAGTCGCCAAGCCTTTGTGCACCAATGGCCTTTTGTCTTCTCCCGCAGGGGCCCGGTCGCGCACCGCCAGATCGGCA is a window encoding:
- the istA gene encoding IS21 family transposase, whose amino-acid sequence is MRRVREILRYRFELELGYKAISLRVGVVPSTVRATLKRAADAGLSWPLDDALNDAALEASLYRDAGKKTGHRRCREPDWAQLHRELKRKHVTLQVLWDEYIAEHPDGYRYSRFCDLYRSWAMKLPVTMRQNHAPGEKLFVDYAGDKIGIVVDRLTGEIRDAHIFVAVLGASSLTYAEGSWTETLPDWLAAHTRALTMFGGAPALFVPDNAKVAVIKACLYDPQVNRSYAEMAAHYDSTVLPTRPRRPRDKAKVEAAVLIVERWLFGRLRRRTFFSLAELNAAIAELLMELNDQRVLRRVAQTRRQLFEEIDRPALKPLPAQPYVYAEWRRRRAGLDYHVEIERHYYSVPYRFAREAVEARITAATIELFHKGERIAAHMRGSGNGRHTTIPEHMPSSHRRFADWTVERIARDAAAIGPCTALLCEKILIERRHPEQGFRACLGIMRMARSFGRERVEAACSRALDIGARTYGSVRSILDNNLDQIPSSRPVESPPVDHPNIRGPRYYH
- a CDS encoding PilZ domain-containing protein yields the protein MLKSLQIGYKQRETRYPVLIPARMRAAPSWTDVVIHNLSAHGALIACDNPPDRGAYVDIRRGRQTIVGRVVWKKDRFFGIRAQGTIDIAAITNEPRLAHRPEIVNSPAASFDRRAQNRINQDADIARQLEKSRLWSSAFQSGILIAAVLFAAGCAAAEVYDALATPFSALENQL
- a CDS encoding ATP-binding protein, producing the protein MSSDILALLEDPTRQLEAIVNNTTMAIFVMDDHQHCIFANRAAERLTGYSFSELQGQPLHDVIHNKYPDGRQYPLEECPIDQAFPERAQMQGHETFVHKDGSFFPVAFTASPIADDAGIPIGTIIEVRPIAEEQEQRETLAMLNQTGQALAAEVDLQRIVQMVTDAGVSLTGAQFGAFFYNVLGEGSEKYLLYTLSGAERSHFENFGMPRATAVFAPTFTGEGVIRSDDILADERYGKNEPHHGMPKGHLPVRSYLAVPVQSRSGEVIGGLFFGHSSPGVFKKHHEELMVGIAAQAAIGVDNARLYDELKHLNESLERRIQEAVAERVQAEEALRQAQKMEAVGQLTGGIAHDFNNLLAGISGGLEVIERRLAQGRTDGIEKFITGAQTSAQRAAALTQRLLAFSRRQTLDPKPTDVNRLVFGMEDLIRRTVGPQITVEVVGAGGLWLAKVDAAQLESALLNLAINARDAMPDGGRLTIETANKWLDNRAARERDLPPGQYLSVCVTDTGTGIPVDIRDRIFDPFFTTKPIGQGTGLGLSMIHGFVRQSGGQVRVYSEDDHGTTMCVYLPRYSGSLDHEPVHGDVAIEEVGSGETVLVIDDEPTVRMLIVDVLEEAGYKALEAEDGPSGLKILQSDVRIDLLITDVGLPGGMNGRQVADAARVQRPALKILFVTGFAENAAVGNGHLEPGMDVITKPFVMTELANKISEMIDT
- a CDS encoding YciE/YciF ferroxidase family protein translates to MSKPEDLKDLYIDELKDLWSANDQMLRVLKKIGKQASDEKLQQMLTKSQEGIASHTDIVKQLIANAGEKVSKEHCKGMEGLVAEATKHVLEEGPDKGPALDAVIITQYQRMTHYGIAGFGTAASFAGTLGLKDDQKQLKAATKEIYGGDEYMTRLAETTVNIGAKEE
- a CDS encoding response regulator translates to MMDQLETAAGYNFASGHNPPPIDNARDAYRMPGVPLDAHILVIEDDAMIAWMVESLLEDLGFSAISLAASGEDAVAAALVRAPGLIISDIHLGPGMDGVAAAATIVSACSAPVIFITGYSIAQARPRVEAAVQGASLLRKPIQSAELETVIVHAFSARGAH
- a CDS encoding sensor histidine kinase, with the protein product MLDGYFPSRYARGMSQLHDLRSESLGSVLRTALDAVVVMRTDGTIAGWNDVAERTFGWSFRDASGRRMSDLIIPERFRADHEKGLAHFLATGEGPVLNQHIEIHALHRDGRELPVELSITQKSQFGEPVFLGFLRDISERHEAALRQDLMIGELNHRVKNLLGVVAGIAHMTAKSSGSLADFEPAFSGRLMALGKAHEILTAATWERASLQTLVDDLLGTMATADPPRAIAIGPNILLEPKHVLSVSMILHELMTNALKYGALSVPNGHISLSWTVDHKRLSIEWLETGLALLEQPQRKGFGTKMIERTVAHELKGTSEAHWRPDGLAFRFSFTPQTTGG
- a CDS encoding DUF3616 domain-containing protein, with protein sequence MNDIWSSGWSAPAVPIERIVLQFGKGKKKKALRNFSAGTRVGNSLFLGADEHADIDRLSRSAAGDWSEHAQFSLGDLLPLADPDQEVDLEGLSADDGWLWVLGSHARARPKVENAKDERIDLRLLADLKDTRARCLLGRIPLVEHLGTHHPVRIDGHRRAGVLPQGRDGNALAAALVRDPLIAPFTKIPAKEGGVDIEGIAVVGTRVALGMRGPVIGGHGVILELEVGVSGQGVLGLEGDPVRRLVALEGLGVRDLKRIGDDLLILAGPTTGLSGPCAIYRWPGWVNDPPHDPSKVHLHRPERLLELPFGRGSDHPEGLALWKLEDGAMGLMVIYDSPSPQRVDVDARSITADVFRLP
- a CDS encoding DUF1206 domain-containing protein, which produces MNYNERMTLFARIGFAARGLVYMLIGWFALDVAVNGGQPMDNQGALGALANAPLGHILLGICALGFAGYAVWRLTEAIMDPEKRSRDGKGKLERVAYALSGLTHLVLATAAARLALKQSSAQEGSPGDRSAESWSAWLLEQPGGTFLLVFVGMLLFVVAAAQALKAYKGRFDELDGDVPAPDYVRWIGRLGYAARALIFALISWFVITAALNHDADRAGGLGEALKQLRAQDYGAVILGVVAFGLGLFGLFSLIEAKYRRIKVTKPNFSK